Proteins from a single region of Erythrobacter sp.:
- a CDS encoding thiolase family protein, whose product MSENVYIIGAGIHPFGRTDSRSGREQGVYAVREALSDAGLEWPDIECAYGGSAAAGNADIMVNELGLTSLPFTNVANGCATGGSALAASQQAIASGMYDLALAVGFDKHPRGAFNAKPADYGLPEWYGQTGMMLTTQFFALKIQRYMQLHGISRTTLGRVAEKAFRNGTITPHAWRRSPVDLDTIMNAPMINDPLTKYMFCSPAEGAVALILASEKKMKELGADGVKIRSVAVKTRPPNSFEVFQAGISIEEGGKPTVLASQAAFEKAGVGPEDISVAQLQDTESGAEIMHMAENGFCKDGDQEEWLANGWTEIGGGKLPVNTDGGCLACGEPVGASGLRQVYENVQQLRQRGGERQVPGKNGKGPRLGYSHVYGAPGLSAVAILERE is encoded by the coding sequence ATGAGCGAGAATGTCTACATCATCGGCGCGGGGATTCACCCGTTTGGCCGCACCGATAGCCGTTCGGGCCGCGAACAGGGCGTCTATGCCGTGCGCGAGGCCTTGAGCGATGCGGGGCTGGAATGGCCCGATATCGAATGCGCCTATGGCGGCTCGGCAGCGGCAGGCAATGCCGACATCATGGTCAACGAGCTGGGGCTGACCTCGCTCCCCTTCACCAATGTCGCCAATGGCTGCGCCACCGGCGGCAGTGCGCTCGCCGCCTCGCAGCAGGCCATCGCGAGCGGGATGTATGACCTCGCGCTCGCGGTGGGCTTCGACAAGCACCCGCGCGGCGCCTTCAACGCCAAGCCTGCCGATTACGGCCTGCCCGAATGGTACGGCCAGACCGGCATGATGCTGACCACGCAGTTCTTCGCCCTGAAGATCCAGCGCTACATGCAATTGCACGGCATCAGCCGCACGACGCTGGGCCGCGTGGCGGAAAAGGCCTTCCGCAACGGCACGATCACGCCCCACGCATGGCGGCGCAGCCCGGTCGATCTCGACACGATCATGAACGCGCCGATGATCAATGATCCGCTCACCAAGTACATGTTCTGCTCGCCGGCCGAGGGCGCGGTGGCGCTGATCCTCGCATCCGAAAAGAAGATGAAGGAACTCGGCGCTGACGGCGTGAAGATCCGCAGCGTCGCCGTGAAGACCCGCCCGCCCAACTCCTTCGAGGTGTTCCAGGCCGGCATCAGCATCGAGGAAGGTGGCAAGCCAACCGTGCTCGCCAGTCAGGCCGCCTTCGAGAAGGCAGGTGTGGGGCCGGAGGACATCTCGGTCGCGCAATTGCAGGACACCGAGAGTGGCGCGGAAATCATGCACATGGCCGAAAACGGCTTCTGCAAGGATGGCGATCAGGAAGAATGGCTGGCCAATGGCTGGACCGAGATCGGCGGCGGCAAGTTGCCGGTCAACACCGATGGCGGCTGCCTTGCCTGCGGCGAGCCGGTCGGCGCATCGGGCCTGCGGCAGGTCTACGAAAACGTCCAGCAGCTGCGCCAGCGCGGCGGCGAGCGGCAGGTGCCGGGCAAGAACGGCAAGGGTCCGCGCCTCGGCTACAGCCACGTCTACGGCGCGCCGGGCCTCTCGGCAGTCGCGATCCTGGAGCGCGAATGA
- a CDS encoding glucose 1-dehydrogenase — MSRMQGKVALVSGGAEGIGAAVARLIVAEGGSVMLGDVQLEKAQELAAELGERAAACQLDVRDLRQWEAAVSATRGHFGKLTVLCNIAGISEPGNVPDGALDVWERTIDINLHGPFYGMRAAIPAMEASGEPCAIVNIGSMIALRPASFVAAYSASKTGLRGLTQSVALDLAERGLPIRVNMVHPGAIRTPMYNRYKFSGADTPENIETNFAATHPMNRIGEPEEVARAVVFLASDEASFTTGCDLTVDGGGSIRS, encoded by the coding sequence ATGAGCAGGATGCAGGGCAAGGTCGCGCTGGTCTCGGGCGGCGCGGAGGGGATTGGTGCGGCGGTCGCGCGGCTGATCGTGGCCGAAGGCGGCAGCGTGATGCTGGGCGATGTGCAGCTGGAAAAGGCGCAGGAACTCGCCGCCGAACTGGGCGAGCGGGCTGCGGCCTGTCAGCTCGACGTGCGTGATCTGAGGCAATGGGAAGCTGCCGTCTCCGCCACACGCGGGCACTTCGGCAAGCTGACCGTGCTGTGCAACATTGCCGGCATCTCCGAGCCGGGCAACGTCCCCGATGGCGCGCTCGATGTGTGGGAACGCACCATCGACATCAACCTTCATGGCCCCTTCTACGGGATGCGCGCGGCAATCCCGGCGATGGAGGCGAGCGGCGAGCCCTGCGCCATCGTCAACATCGGCTCGATGATCGCGCTGCGCCCCGCATCCTTCGTGGCGGCCTACAGCGCGTCAAAGACAGGCCTTCGCGGCCTCACGCAATCGGTCGCGCTCGATCTGGCCGAACGCGGCCTGCCGATCCGGGTCAACATGGTGCACCCCGGCGCGATCCGCACGCCGATGTACAACCGCTACAAGTTCTCTGGCGCCGATACGCCCGAGAACATCGAAACCAATTTCGCCGCCACCCACCCGATGAACCGCATCGGCGAGCCCGAGGAAGTCGCCCGCGCGGTAGTGTTCCTCGCCAGCGACGAGGCGAGCTTTACCACCGGCTGCGATTTGACCGTCGATGGCGGCGGCAGCATCAGGAGCTAA
- a CDS encoding ThuA domain-containing protein has protein sequence MSQQPATRIDAHFIAAGKYHDIDFPRLEILKLLAEHPHIRTTVAADYSGLERLDQCRFLITYTCDLMPTEEQAAQLKAWVAKGGKWMALHGTNSILVFTAEGLVDAPDDRPDVMEMLGTQFVAHPPIGKFPVEVVNKDHELTRGIEDFEVVDELYLSKTTAPIDTLMQTTFEGEATGFTHSQWDKTTVPIVYTRDIGAGQIVYNALGHCRGHYDLPGMTDFYPHRENCAWNYDVYYDLLRRTIRWAMRDGA, from the coding sequence ATGAGCCAGCAACCCGCCACCCGGATCGACGCGCATTTCATCGCCGCGGGCAAGTATCACGATATCGACTTTCCGCGGCTCGAGATCCTCAAGCTGCTGGCCGAACACCCGCATATCCGCACCACCGTGGCGGCGGATTATTCGGGGCTGGAGCGGCTCGACCAGTGCCGCTTCCTCATCACCTATACCTGCGATCTGATGCCGACCGAGGAACAGGCCGCGCAATTGAAGGCATGGGTCGCCAAGGGCGGCAAGTGGATGGCGCTGCACGGCACCAACTCGATCCTCGTCTTCACCGCCGAGGGCCTCGTCGATGCGCCCGATGATCGCCCCGACGTGATGGAGATGCTCGGCACGCAGTTCGTCGCCCACCCACCGATCGGCAAGTTCCCGGTCGAAGTGGTGAACAAGGACCACGAACTCACTCGCGGCATCGAAGACTTCGAAGTGGTGGACGAGCTTTACCTCTCCAAGACCACCGCCCCGATCGACACACTGATGCAGACCACTTTCGAAGGCGAGGCGACCGGCTTCACCCACAGCCAGTGGGACAAGACTACGGTTCCTATCGTTTATACGAGGGATATCGGCGCGGGTCAGATCGTATACAACGCATTGGGCCATTGCCGCGGGCATTATGACCTGCCCGGCATGACCGATTTCTACCCGCACAGGGAAAACTGCGCGTGGAACTACGACGTTTATTATGACCTGCTGCGGCGCACCATCCGCTGGGCCATGAGAGACGGCGCCTGA
- a CDS encoding acyl-CoA dehydrogenase family protein, giving the protein MDMDFSPEDLAFREEVRAFLKDNLPDRLRDGARRTPGVFVEPDIGMEWHRILYRQGWVAPHWPKEDGGTGWTPTQKFIFEKECALAGAPALAILGLRLVGPVICHFGTPEQKARFLPGILSGDDYWCQGYSEPGSGSDLASLKTAARLEGDEYIINGSKIWTTHAHHADWIFALVRTDATVKKQQGISFLLVPMDQPGVEVTPIYSMSGDHEVNAVFFTDARTSVENRIGDEGAGWTIAKFLLENERGGSCYAPRLLQSIDRLEQLAQTQPSGVNGAIAHDARFRDRLARVRLEAEALEVTELRILAELAKGRAPGPQTSLVKLLGSNIGQQVDVLRLELLGPDALQLPLERPLYGNEAPEPVGSEYAQTAMGKYLNNRASTIFGGSDEVQKNIIAKTVLGL; this is encoded by the coding sequence ATGGATATGGACTTCTCCCCAGAGGATCTGGCCTTCCGCGAAGAGGTGCGGGCCTTCCTCAAGGACAATCTTCCCGATCGGCTGCGCGATGGTGCGCGCCGCACGCCGGGCGTGTTCGTCGAGCCCGATATCGGGATGGAATGGCACCGCATCCTCTATCGTCAGGGCTGGGTCGCGCCGCACTGGCCCAAGGAAGACGGCGGTACCGGCTGGACCCCGACGCAGAAGTTCATCTTCGAAAAGGAATGTGCGCTCGCCGGCGCGCCCGCGCTCGCGATCCTCGGGTTGCGGCTGGTCGGTCCGGTGATCTGCCACTTCGGCACTCCGGAGCAGAAGGCGCGCTTCCTGCCCGGCATCCTTTCGGGCGATGATTACTGGTGCCAGGGCTATTCCGAGCCCGGTTCGGGCTCCGACCTCGCCAGCCTGAAAACGGCCGCGCGGCTTGAGGGTGACGAGTACATCATCAACGGCTCCAAGATCTGGACCACCCACGCCCACCACGCGGACTGGATCTTCGCGCTGGTGCGCACCGATGCGACCGTCAAGAAGCAGCAGGGGATCAGCTTCCTCCTCGTGCCGATGGATCAGCCGGGCGTGGAAGTGACCCCGATCTATTCGATGTCGGGCGATCACGAGGTCAACGCGGTGTTCTTCACCGATGCCCGCACTTCCGTCGAGAACCGCATCGGTGATGAAGGCGCAGGCTGGACCATCGCCAAGTTCCTGCTCGAAAACGAGCGCGGCGGATCGTGCTATGCCCCGCGTCTGCTCCAGTCGATCGACCGGCTCGAACAGCTCGCGCAGACCCAGCCTTCGGGCGTCAACGGCGCGATTGCGCATGATGCGCGCTTCCGTGACCGGCTTGCCCGAGTGCGGCTGGAGGCCGAGGCGTTGGAAGTGACCGAACTGCGCATCCTTGCCGAACTCGCCAAGGGCCGCGCGCCCGGCCCGCAGACCTCGTTGGTCAAGCTGCTCGGCTCGAATATCGGCCAGCAGGTCGATGTGCTGCGTCTGGAGCTGCTCGGCCCGGATGCCCTGCAACTGCCGCTCGAACGCCCGCTCTACGGCAATGAAGCGCCTGAGCCGGTGGGCAGCGAATATGCCCAGACCGCGATGGGCAAGTACCTCAACAACCGCGCCTCGACGATTTTCGGCGGCTCGGACGAGGTCCAGAAGAACATCATCGCCAAGACCGTGCTGGGGCTCTGA
- a CDS encoding SDR family oxidoreductase, giving the protein MDVSKLMFRDGLMAGERILVTGGGTGLGREMAEAFLKLGATVYICGRRQNKLDETAAELTALHSEASGGKIVGMACDIRDADAIHAMVDAIWADGGALTGVVNNAAGNFISRTEDLSVNGFNAIADIVMRGTFYVTLDIGKRLIAEKKRASFLSILTTWVWSGSAFVVPSAMSKTAINAMTQSLATEWGRYGLRFNAIAPGLFPTKGMSARLSPGGQGGNSKNDLNPMGRAGEMHELANLAVFLMGPGAEYVNGQTIAIDGAGFQANGGTFYPLLHALGDAEWDQMRAMIKGTNSKDKAERTTG; this is encoded by the coding sequence ATGGACGTATCCAAGCTGATGTTCCGCGACGGCCTGATGGCGGGCGAGCGGATCCTTGTCACCGGTGGCGGCACTGGCCTCGGGCGCGAGATGGCCGAGGCCTTCCTCAAGCTCGGCGCGACAGTCTACATCTGCGGCCGGCGGCAGAACAAGCTGGATGAAACCGCCGCCGAACTGACGGCGCTGCATTCAGAGGCTTCGGGCGGCAAGATTGTCGGGATGGCCTGCGACATCCGCGACGCGGACGCGATCCACGCCATGGTGGATGCGATCTGGGCCGATGGCGGGGCGCTGACCGGCGTGGTCAACAATGCCGCGGGCAACTTCATCAGCCGCACCGAAGACCTTTCGGTGAACGGCTTCAACGCCATCGCCGACATCGTGATGCGCGGCACCTTCTACGTCACGCTCGACATCGGCAAGCGCCTGATCGCCGAGAAGAAGCGCGCGAGCTTCCTTTCGATCCTCACCACCTGGGTGTGGTCGGGCAGCGCCTTCGTGGTGCCGAGCGCCATGAGCAAGACCGCAATCAACGCCATGACCCAGAGCCTGGCGACCGAATGGGGCCGCTACGGCCTGCGCTTCAACGCCATCGCCCCGGGCCTCTTCCCGACCAAGGGCATGAGCGCGCGCCTCTCACCCGGCGGGCAGGGCGGCAATTCGAAGAACGACCTCAACCCGATGGGCCGCGCGGGCGAGATGCACGAACTCGCCAACCTCGCGGTGTTCCTGATGGGGCCGGGCGCGGAATATGTGAACGGCCAGACCATCGCGATCGACGGCGCGGGCTTCCAGGCCAATGGCGGCACCTTCTACCCGCTGCTCCACGCGCTGGGCGATGCCGAGTGGGATCAGATGCGCGCGATGATCAAGGGCACCAACAGCAAGGACAAGGCGGAGCGGACCACGGGCTAA
- a CDS encoding nuclear transport factor 2 family protein, translating to MSAPREMLARVYATAGTRDWAAVEALIHPDFVLYEANSLPFAGEWRGKDALQRCAAAMYGTWADTKLEILDCTGGDTHAVMVIRLTMHPKDGSEPFTQTICEAATFEDGLLRTLRIHYFDAAEIAARA from the coding sequence ATGAGCGCACCTAGGGAAATGCTGGCGCGGGTTTATGCCACCGCCGGCACGCGCGACTGGGCGGCGGTTGAGGCGCTGATCCACCCCGACTTCGTGCTCTACGAGGCGAATTCGCTCCCCTTTGCGGGCGAGTGGCGGGGCAAGGACGCGCTGCAACGCTGCGCGGCGGCGATGTACGGCACCTGGGCCGACACCAAGCTCGAAATCCTCGATTGCACCGGGGGCGATACCCACGCGGTGATGGTGATCCGGCTGACGATGCATCCCAAGGACGGCAGCGAGCCCTTCACCCAGACGATCTGCGAAGCCGCCACGTTCGAGGACGGGCTCTTGCGGACCTTGCGCATCCACTATTTCGACGCAGCGGAGATCGCGGCGCGGGCGTGA
- a CDS encoding biotin/lipoyl-containing protein, producing the protein MASEIRIPKLGMSAVEMTLVEWMFGDGERVEKGDIIYTVETDKSTTEIEAQASGIIHPTGEEGAVYKVGDLIGTIEE; encoded by the coding sequence ATGGCATCCGAAATCCGCATCCCCAAGCTCGGCATGAGCGCTGTTGAAATGACCCTCGTCGAATGGATGTTCGGCGATGGCGAGCGCGTGGAGAAGGGCGACATCATCTACACTGTCGAGACCGACAAGAGCACCACCGAGATCGAGGCCCAGGCCAGCGGGATCATCCATCCCACCGGCGAGGAAGGCGCGGTCTACAAGGTCGGCGATCTCATTGGCACCATTGAGGAATGA
- a CDS encoding alpha-ketoacid dehydrogenase subunit beta: MAQITMTQALNLAIDEAMAEDPGVFCLGEDVSAKQGGGVFKVTSGLTEKYGEHRIRATPISETAIIGAAVGAALAGQRPIAEIMLMNFVGVCMDQIVNHAAKLRFMSGGQTPCPMVIRTTTGVGVGFGGQHSDMLEAWFAHVAGIHVVTPSNPADARGLMRASIDANDPVIFIENILCYGLKAEDPGPGYRVPLGKAAIAREGTDISIITYGRTVLDALDVAETLAKEGISVEVVDLRTIAPYDEATVLASVRKTGRALTLHEAVRPFGTGAEIAANIQEKCWDVLKGPVRRVGGTFSAVPFASHLEQAWIPNKGQIIEQIKASMGKL; this comes from the coding sequence ATGGCCCAGATCACCATGACCCAGGCGCTGAACCTCGCAATCGACGAGGCGATGGCCGAAGATCCGGGCGTGTTCTGCCTTGGCGAAGACGTTTCCGCCAAGCAGGGCGGCGGGGTGTTCAAGGTCACTTCCGGCCTGACCGAGAAGTATGGCGAACACCGCATCCGCGCGACGCCGATCTCGGAAACCGCGATCATCGGCGCGGCGGTGGGCGCCGCGCTCGCTGGCCAGCGCCCGATTGCCGAGATCATGCTGATGAACTTCGTCGGCGTGTGCATGGACCAGATCGTCAACCACGCGGCCAAGCTGCGCTTCATGTCGGGCGGGCAGACCCCGTGCCCGATGGTGATCCGCACCACCACCGGCGTTGGCGTCGGCTTTGGCGGCCAGCACTCGGACATGCTCGAAGCGTGGTTCGCCCACGTCGCGGGCATCCATGTCGTCACCCCGTCGAACCCGGCTGATGCGCGCGGGCTGATGCGCGCCTCGATCGACGCGAACGACCCGGTGATCTTCATCGAGAACATCCTGTGCTACGGCCTCAAGGCCGAGGATCCGGGCCCGGGCTACCGCGTCCCGCTCGGCAAGGCGGCCATCGCCCGCGAAGGCACTGACATCTCGATCATCACCTATGGCCGCACCGTGCTCGATGCGCTGGACGTGGCCGAGACCCTCGCCAAGGAAGGCATCAGCGTCGAGGTCGTCGATCTGCGCACCATCGCTCCCTACGACGAGGCGACGGTGCTGGCATCGGTCCGCAAGACCGGCCGCGCGCTGACCCTGCACGAAGCCGTGCGCCCCTTCGGCACCGGCGCGGAAATCGCCGCCAACATCCAGGAAAAGTGCTGGGACGTGCTGAAAGGCCCCGTCCGGCGCGTGGGCGGTACCTTCTCCGCCGTGCCCTTCGCTTCGCACCTCGAACAGGCGTGGATCCCGAACAAGGGCCAGATCATCGAGCAGATCAAAGCAAGCATGGGCAAGCTCTAA
- a CDS encoding thiamine pyrophosphate-dependent dehydrogenase E1 component subunit alpha, protein MAQIDRDKLLDIYTRTMKVNRTDEKFRELLMGGKVAVMYYCVRGQELVSAAAMAALEKDDYVVCTYRGQGEQTAKGIPMEKWWGECLGKATGTCKGKGGTMHITDPETGIMVTTGVVGSGLPIANGLAMASQNNGDGRVTLVSFGDGAANIGGFHEAMNMAQLYKLPVIFLCQNNRYGEHTAYADHTDSPNIASRAAGYGMPGVTVDGNDVHQIYPAMQEAVARARAGEGPTLVEAMCYRMMGHFFGSDFSYMPPEHIAEMKAEDPLPKLRQVMLDYQFTEEELDAIVADIDAQINAAVEHALAAPLPDTDEIYKDVLEETA, encoded by the coding sequence ATGGCGCAAATCGACCGCGACAAGCTGCTCGACATCTACACCCGCACGATGAAGGTGAACCGCACCGACGAGAAGTTCCGCGAACTGCTCATGGGCGGCAAGGTCGCGGTGATGTATTACTGCGTGCGCGGGCAGGAGCTGGTCTCGGCGGCGGCCATGGCGGCGCTGGAGAAGGACGATTACGTCGTCTGCACCTATCGCGGGCAGGGCGAGCAGACCGCCAAGGGCATCCCGATGGAGAAGTGGTGGGGCGAATGCCTCGGCAAGGCGACCGGCACCTGCAAGGGCAAGGGCGGCACCATGCACATCACCGACCCGGAGACCGGGATCATGGTCACCACCGGCGTGGTCGGCTCCGGCCTGCCGATTGCCAACGGCCTTGCCATGGCGAGCCAGAACAATGGCGACGGGCGCGTCACCCTCGTGAGCTTCGGTGACGGGGCGGCCAATATCGGCGGCTTCCACGAAGCGATGAACATGGCCCAGCTCTACAAGCTGCCGGTCATCTTCCTGTGCCAGAACAACCGCTATGGCGAGCACACCGCCTATGCCGATCATACCGACAGCCCCAACATCGCCAGCCGCGCGGCGGGTTACGGGATGCCGGGCGTGACGGTTGACGGCAATGACGTCCACCAGATCTATCCCGCGATGCAGGAAGCCGTCGCCCGCGCCCGTGCTGGTGAGGGGCCGACGCTGGTGGAAGCCATGTGCTACCGCATGATGGGCCACTTCTTCGGTTCGGACTTCAGCTACATGCCGCCCGAGCACATCGCCGAAATGAAGGCCGAGGATCCGCTGCCCAAGCTCAGGCAGGTGATGCTCGACTACCAATTCACCGAGGAGGAGCTCGACGCGATCGTTGCCGACATCGACGCGCAGATCAACGCTGCGGTCGAACACGCGCTCGCCGCGCCGCTGCCGGATACCGACGAAATCTACAAGGACGTGCTGGAGGAGACCGCCTGA
- a CDS encoding SDR family NAD(P)-dependent oxidoreductase, with protein MDLGLKGKKVIMNGGAHGLGLQSLKLFAAEGADVAFFSRKEDKIAAAVAEIDAAGPGKVFAEVFDMASGTEAYQAWLEKAVKELGGCDIFVHTASASGTGGAGDWQACLDMDLKGAAFAVETLTPYLEASGTGSIVMLSSTAALETFIAPNPFNAIKAALITYASQLSQAYAAKGIRVNTVSPGAIYYKGGNWEIIEEHMKPLYDATLAKMPMGRFGEPVEVAKAIVFVASPAVPYMTGTNVVVDGGFTQRVQF; from the coding sequence ATGGATCTGGGATTGAAGGGCAAGAAGGTCATCATGAACGGCGGGGCCCATGGCCTTGGCCTGCAATCGCTCAAGCTGTTCGCGGCCGAGGGCGCTGACGTCGCCTTCTTCAGCCGCAAGGAAGACAAGATCGCCGCTGCCGTCGCCGAAATCGACGCTGCCGGGCCGGGCAAGGTGTTCGCCGAAGTCTTCGACATGGCGAGCGGCACCGAGGCCTATCAGGCGTGGCTGGAGAAAGCCGTCAAGGAACTGGGCGGCTGCGACATCTTCGTCCACACCGCGAGCGCATCGGGCACCGGCGGTGCGGGCGACTGGCAGGCCTGCCTCGACATGGATCTGAAGGGCGCGGCCTTCGCGGTCGAGACGCTCACGCCCTACCTCGAAGCTTCGGGCACCGGCTCGATCGTGATGCTCTCGTCCACCGCGGCGCTGGAAACCTTCATCGCGCCCAACCCCTTCAACGCGATCAAGGCCGCGCTGATCACCTATGCCTCGCAGCTCAGCCAGGCCTATGCCGCCAAGGGCATCCGCGTGAACACCGTGTCGCCCGGCGCAATCTACTACAAGGGCGGCAACTGGGAGATCATCGAGGAGCACATGAAGCCGCTCTATGATGCGACCCTCGCCAAGATGCCGATGGGCCGCTTTGGCGAGCCGGTGGAAGTGGCCAAGGCGATCGTCTTCGTCGCCAGCCCCGCGGTGCCCTACATGACCGGCACGAACGTTGTCGTCGATGGCGGGTTCACCCAGCGGGTGCAGTTCTAA